GTGCTTTTGATCCTGATTCTGATCACGATCGGTGTACTTCAGGACAGCTCTCAAAATAAGCGGACTTATAAGATCATCATGGTTCCTAAGACCATTGATGAATCCAATGATTTCTGGACCGGGCTGATCGAAGGAGCAAAGCTGGGAGCAGAAGAATTTGGCTGTGAGATCGAGGTGGTCGGAAGTGATTCAGAGGATGATTATGAAGGGCAGAACCGGCTGATTGAAGAGAGTATCAAGAAGAATCCGGATGCGTTTCTGATTGCGCCATGCAGTTATACTCATACGACAGAAGCAGTGCAGGAGGCGATCAATGCCGGTATCAAAGTAATCCTGGTGGACTCTGTGATCGACAAAGAAATTGCCAACGGAGTGGTTGCGACCGACAATTTTAAAGCAGGGAAAGAACTGGGAACGTTTGCAAAAACAATTTTAAAACCGGATTCAAAGATCGGAGTTGTGGCGCACGTAAAAGGAAGCTCCACAGCGACAGAAAGAGAGGATGGGATCAGAGAAGGTCTGGGAGAGGATCAAAATCGGATTCAGGATATTGTCTACTGTAATTCTTCTTACGATCTTGCAAGCGATCTGACAGAAAAAATGTTAAAAGAACGGCCGGAGATTGATGTTGTGATTGGAACGAATGAATATTCAGCAGTCGGCGCTGCCCGCGGCGTCAAAAAAATGGGGATGGAAGATCAGGTGAAGGTTGTTGGATTTGACAACTCCGTGGAGCAGATCCAGCTTTTGGAAGCCGGAGTCTTTCAGGGGATCGTGATCCAGAAACCATTTAATATCGGATATCTGGGGGTGGAACAGGCAGTAAAAGCAATTGAAGGCTATCCGATGGAATATAATCTGGATTCCGGCTGTAAGCTGATCACCAAAGAGAATATGTATGAAGAGGAAAATCAAAGACTTTTATACTCGTTTTCCGGTCAACAGTAAGCGAAAAAGGTGAAAAGGTTACACTACCGTGTAAAATATTACCCGGTGGTGTAATTTTTTAACCTTTTTTAGGAAGATTTTCAATTTCAATCAGGAAAAAGAAAGACTATACTATATATAAATCTTAGTTCTGAAGTCACGGGTTCGAAAGTTGATCTCGATTCTGACACTACGAAAAGTATGAAATCTGGGGTTCATGTTTTCCAAGTATTGCAGCGGGCGCCTGAAGGAGTCGAAGCAGATACAGGGCGGTGGCGCAGAACAGCGAGATAGGAAATGATTCCGTATTTAAAACAGACGGAACAAAAGAAGTAGGAGGACGAAAAGTGGAAAAGATTAAACAAAATCCTTTTGTAAAAAAGGTAGGGTTTAACAGAATCGTGTTATGCTTTGTATTACTTCTGATGTATGCTTTCTTCTGCGCACTGACACAGGGAAGTTTCTTCGGAATTGAACGTATTCTGAGTA
This window of the Mediterraneibacter gnavus ATCC 29149 genome carries:
- a CDS encoding substrate-binding domain-containing protein; this translates as MKRRAGKRLIGVMTAGFVLLILILITIGVLQDSSQNKRTYKIIMVPKTIDESNDFWTGLIEGAKLGAEEFGCEIEVVGSDSEDDYEGQNRLIEESIKKNPDAFLIAPCSYTHTTEAVQEAINAGIKVILVDSVIDKEIANGVVATDNFKAGKELGTFAKTILKPDSKIGVVAHVKGSSTATEREDGIREGLGEDQNRIQDIVYCNSSYDLASDLTEKMLKERPEIDVVIGTNEYSAVGAARGVKKMGMEDQVKVVGFDNSVEQIQLLEAGVFQGIVIQKPFNIGYLGVEQAVKAIEGYPMEYNLDSGCKLITKENMYEEENQRLLYSFSGQQ